One Roseimaritima multifibrata DNA window includes the following coding sequences:
- a CDS encoding GntR family transcriptional regulator, with product MYFSIDPSNGVPIYEQLVRQVKFAVADKVLVAGQMLPSVRNLAQELAINPNTISKAYAQLQAEQVLEPLRGRGLVVRPDAVNRCTKARHELLSVRLNAVLEECLHAGLSREEVTTMFEKALSALA from the coding sequence ATGTACTTTTCCATCGACCCGTCCAACGGGGTTCCGATCTACGAGCAGCTTGTTCGACAGGTCAAATTTGCCGTCGCCGACAAGGTTTTGGTCGCTGGCCAGATGCTTCCCAGCGTGCGGAATTTGGCTCAGGAATTGGCGATCAACCCAAACACGATCTCCAAGGCCTACGCGCAGCTTCAAGCGGAACAGGTCTTGGAACCGCTGCGTGGCAGAGGCTTGGTCGTCCGCCCCGATGCAGTGAATCGGTGCACGAAAGCCCGTCACGAACTGCTGTCCGTTCGTTTGAACGCAGTCCTTGAAGAATGCCTCCATGCCGGTTTAAGTCGCGAAGAGGTGACCACCATGTTTGAAAAAGCACTATCCGCTTTGGCTTAA
- a CDS encoding ABC transporter ATP-binding protein, producing MNAVISVSQVKKGFRGCDALRGVNLEVPPGVVFALLGENGAGKTTLIRILTGFLEADSGEAQILGMDCRAQSLEIRRRIGYVSDAPALYDWMTPERIGWFTASFYPPGFQARYEQLLRQFEVPAGRKIRHMSKGQRAKVALALAVAHEPDLLILDEPTSGLDPLVRRQFLESMVDRAATGRTVLLSSHQIDEVERVADWIAIMRDGVITLVEPLQELKEATQQVLISLTDPLVEFPMPNGRILNQTANGRQRQLVVHRLDPDSLQVLRNTSGVQNVEIRTPTLEEIFIACTRGDSQPIPAEASTGT from the coding sequence ATGAATGCAGTGATATCCGTATCGCAAGTCAAAAAAGGCTTCCGGGGCTGTGACGCTCTTCGCGGCGTGAACTTGGAAGTTCCTCCAGGCGTTGTCTTTGCGTTGCTAGGAGAAAACGGAGCGGGCAAAACAACATTGATCCGAATCCTGACCGGATTCCTCGAAGCCGATTCCGGCGAAGCTCAGATCCTGGGGATGGATTGCCGAGCCCAAAGCTTGGAAATCCGCCGCCGCATCGGATACGTCTCCGACGCCCCGGCCCTTTATGACTGGATGACGCCCGAACGAATCGGCTGGTTTACCGCCTCGTTTTACCCTCCAGGTTTTCAGGCTCGCTACGAACAACTGCTCCGGCAATTCGAAGTCCCTGCTGGGCGTAAGATCCGTCACATGAGCAAGGGGCAACGTGCCAAGGTTGCCCTGGCATTGGCGGTTGCCCATGAACCGGACCTGCTGATCCTGGATGAACCGACCAGTGGCCTGGATCCACTGGTCCGTCGCCAATTCCTTGAATCGATGGTCGATCGAGCGGCAACGGGCCGGACGGTGTTGTTATCCAGCCATCAAATTGACGAAGTCGAACGGGTCGCCGACTGGATTGCGATCATGCGAGACGGCGTGATCACGCTGGTCGAACCGCTGCAAGAATTAAAAGAGGCGACGCAGCAGGTGCTGATCAGCCTGACCGACCCGCTGGTCGAATTCCCGATGCCAAACGGCCGGATCTTGAACCAAACGGCAAACGGACGTCAGCGTCAATTGGTTGTCCATCGCTTGGATCCCGACAGCTTGCAAGTCCTGCGGAACACCTCTGGAGTCCAAAACGTGGAAATCCGCACCCCGACGTTGGAAGAGATTTTCATCGCTTGCACCCGAGGCGATTCCCAGCCGATTCCCGCCGAAGCGTCGACTGGAACGTAA
- a CDS encoding bifunctional GNAT family N-acetyltransferase/carbon-nitrogen hydrolase family protein, which translates to MNSPSDIDLSDFEWNVIVRPMRIEDYDALVVLQKKCFADMEPWGKSQIESQLKHFPEGQFVIEIDGRVAASSSSLLLNYDDNLEWHDWKKTADSGFISNHRPDGDTMYGIEMMVDPEYRGMRLSRRLYAARKELCRQRQVTRMIIGGRIPGYCKHAEEMKPSEYVERVINKSLYDPVLTAQIANGFALQGLIPNYLPSDVESCGYATFLEWKNLDVQVGSGRRFRRNVQPVRIGAVQYQMRTVANFDEFAQQARYFVDVAGDYKCDFLLFPELFTSQLLSCMPPQRPGTAARALAEFTPKYLELFIDMAVSFDCNIIGGSQFVVEDEQLYNVAFLFRRDGSIEKQYKLHITPSERRWWGVIGGDAIEVFDTDCGPISIQVCYDVEFPELGRIAASKGANIIFVPFNTDNRHGYMRVRTCAQARCVENHVYVAIAGCTGNLPFVENADIHYAQTAIFTPADVVFPRDGIGAEANPNIETVIIHDVDLEVLRRHRQQGSVQNWRDRRTDLYSVRTHRGEGDCDAP; encoded by the coding sequence ATGAACTCCCCATCTGACATTGATCTAAGCGATTTTGAATGGAATGTCATCGTCCGCCCGATGCGAATCGAAGACTATGACGCTCTGGTTGTCCTGCAAAAAAAATGCTTTGCTGATATGGAGCCATGGGGAAAATCCCAAATTGAAAGCCAGCTGAAACATTTTCCAGAAGGCCAATTTGTGATCGAAATCGACGGCCGAGTCGCCGCTTCCTCCAGCAGCTTGCTGCTGAACTACGACGACAACCTCGAATGGCATGACTGGAAGAAGACCGCGGATTCGGGCTTTATCAGCAATCATCGTCCCGACGGAGACACGATGTACGGGATCGAAATGATGGTCGATCCAGAATATCGCGGGATGCGACTCTCCCGCCGCCTATACGCCGCACGGAAAGAACTATGCCGACAACGACAGGTCACCCGGATGATCATCGGCGGCCGCATCCCTGGATACTGCAAACATGCGGAGGAGATGAAACCAAGCGAATACGTTGAACGTGTCATTAACAAATCGCTATACGACCCTGTCTTAACCGCTCAAATTGCAAACGGCTTTGCCCTTCAGGGACTGATCCCCAACTACCTCCCGTCGGATGTCGAAAGCTGCGGCTATGCGACCTTTCTCGAATGGAAGAACCTGGACGTCCAGGTGGGATCCGGCCGGCGATTTCGTCGAAACGTCCAACCGGTCCGAATCGGTGCGGTTCAGTATCAAATGCGAACAGTCGCCAACTTCGACGAATTTGCCCAGCAAGCGCGCTACTTCGTCGATGTCGCTGGCGATTACAAATGCGACTTTTTGCTATTCCCTGAACTCTTCACTTCGCAGCTTCTCTCCTGCATGCCGCCTCAGCGCCCCGGCACTGCGGCTCGTGCACTCGCCGAATTCACGCCCAAGTACCTCGAACTGTTCATCGACATGGCGGTCTCCTTTGACTGCAACATCATCGGAGGTTCGCAGTTCGTTGTAGAGGACGAACAACTTTACAACGTCGCGTTCCTTTTTCGTCGCGATGGGAGCATCGAAAAACAGTACAAGCTGCACATCACCCCCAGCGAGCGACGTTGGTGGGGTGTTATCGGCGGAGACGCGATCGAGGTCTTTGATACCGACTGCGGCCCGATTTCGATCCAGGTTTGCTACGACGTTGAATTCCCCGAACTGGGACGTATCGCCGCTTCCAAAGGGGCGAACATTATTTTCGTTCCGTTCAACACCGACAATCGACACGGCTACATGCGGGTCCGAACCTGTGCCCAGGCTCGCTGCGTCGAAAACCATGTCTACGTAGCGATCGCCGGTTGCACGGGCAATTTGCCGTTCGTCGAAAATGCCGATATCCACTACGCCCAAACGGCGATCTTCACCCCTGCCGATGTCGTCTTCCCTCGCGATGGGATCGGAGCCGAGGCGAACCCCAATATCGAAACCGTGATCATTCACGATGTCGACCTGGAAGTTTTGCGACGCCACCGCCAACAAGGATCGGTGCAGAACTGGCGTGACCGCCGAACCGACCTCTACAGCGTCCGGACGCACCGCGGTGAAGGAGACTGCGACGCACCGTAA
- a CDS encoding neutral/alkaline non-lysosomal ceramidase N-terminal domain-containing protein yields the protein MSNKMPILFSLLLFVAASPILAADAVPATWQAGAARATITPTHPMPMSGYASRTDPASGTRTELWAKALVLQDATGNRGLILTLDLVGIDRSLSSAICAELEDKLDLKREQIAICTSHTHTGPVVGKLLGTMHYSLASETEQASIQKYTETLQKTIVEISEQAVANLQECELAYGLSTATFATNRRDNRPESEVPSRRTAGTLAGPFDHSVPVLTVRDNNNELQAILFGYACHATTLGDQLWSGDYPGFAQQELETIYPGCQAMFWAGCGADQNPLPRRTPELAAHYGRRLATAVDAAIMTTEMLPLEPTLKTTYSEIDLAFGTLPTEAEIDQQIQSKDRFVASRGKQLKQQLADNGSLDATYPYPIQTWSLGSQLQFVFLGGEVVVDYSLAIQATREQPTWVAGYSNDVMAYIPSRRVLQEGGYEGGGAMVYYGLPTAWAPTVEKQIMDEIKSQQRVVQVPSETPTSK from the coding sequence ATGTCAAACAAAATGCCGATCCTATTCAGCCTCCTTCTTTTTGTCGCGGCAAGTCCAATCCTTGCCGCCGACGCGGTCCCCGCGACCTGGCAAGCCGGTGCCGCCCGAGCCACGATCACTCCGACTCACCCGATGCCAATGTCCGGCTATGCCAGCCGGACCGACCCCGCTTCGGGCACACGTACCGAACTGTGGGCCAAAGCCCTTGTCCTCCAGGACGCAACCGGCAACCGTGGATTGATCCTGACTCTTGATTTGGTTGGCATCGACCGCAGCTTATCTTCGGCAATCTGCGCCGAACTGGAAGACAAATTGGACCTAAAACGGGAACAGATCGCAATCTGTACTTCCCATACCCACACCGGCCCCGTCGTCGGAAAATTGCTTGGCACGATGCACTATTCGCTCGCGTCCGAAACCGAGCAAGCCAGCATCCAAAAGTACACCGAAACGCTTCAGAAAACGATTGTCGAAATCAGCGAACAGGCGGTTGCCAACCTACAAGAATGCGAACTTGCCTACGGACTTTCCACCGCGACCTTTGCCACCAATCGTCGCGACAATCGCCCCGAATCAGAGGTCCCCAGCCGGCGAACCGCAGGCACCCTGGCTGGACCTTTCGACCACAGCGTCCCCGTCCTGACGGTCCGCGACAACAACAACGAATTGCAAGCGATCCTATTTGGCTATGCCTGCCACGCCACCACCCTTGGTGATCAACTTTGGTCCGGAGACTATCCCGGATTTGCACAACAAGAATTGGAGACCATCTATCCGGGTTGCCAAGCGATGTTCTGGGCAGGCTGCGGTGCCGACCAAAACCCACTCCCACGACGGACACCTGAATTGGCCGCACATTACGGGCGCCGCTTGGCGACAGCTGTCGACGCAGCCATCATGACGACCGAAATGCTGCCGCTTGAACCAACCCTAAAAACAACCTACAGCGAAATCGATCTAGCCTTTGGTACCCTTCCTACCGAAGCCGAAATTGACCAACAGATTCAATCCAAAGATCGCTTCGTTGCCTCTCGAGGAAAACAACTGAAACAGCAGCTAGCCGACAACGGAAGCCTAGATGCAACCTATCCCTACCCGATTCAAACCTGGAGTCTTGGTTCGCAACTGCAATTCGTTTTCTTAGGTGGCGAAGTGGTTGTTGATTACTCGCTTGCCATCCAAGCAACACGTGAGCAACCGACGTGGGTCGCAGGATACTCCAACGACGTGATGGCCTACATTCCATCGCGCCGAGTCCTCCAAGAGGGAGGCTACGAAGGGGGAGGAGCCATGGTCTACTACGGCCTTCCAACCGCCTGGGCCCCAACGGTCGAAAAACAGATCATGGACGAAATCAAATCGCAACAGCGCGTGGTACAAGTACCAAGCGAAACGCCCACGAGCAAGTAA
- a CDS encoding ABC transporter permease has protein sequence MSSGLGSRQNPYRFWETFLSVSVVAVCLVLAWEGLIRWGNIHPILLPPPSQVLQTAWENRERLFQGSLMTGWAALVGLCLSVTIGLIIGILFSQFRALRIGFFPYVMFLQTVPIIGIAPLLVTWSGYQFRTVVYVVVIISLFPVINSVTAGLMATDSAGLDLFRLYGAGRIKTLLKLRLPAAVPAILVGVRTSGGLAVIGAIVGDFFIGFGGSHDGLGTLMLSWLNQQHTASLIAAMFASAAVGLAIYGLIHLVSLLLLRRWIRV, from the coding sequence ATGTCCTCTGGCCTTGGATCCCGCCAGAATCCCTATCGGTTTTGGGAAACCTTTTTGTCGGTTTCGGTCGTCGCGGTTTGCTTGGTCCTTGCCTGGGAAGGACTGATTCGCTGGGGAAATATTCATCCCATCCTGTTGCCGCCACCGAGCCAGGTTTTGCAAACGGCTTGGGAGAATCGCGAACGGCTTTTTCAGGGCAGTTTGATGACAGGCTGGGCGGCGCTGGTTGGGTTATGCCTTAGCGTGACCATCGGGTTGATCATTGGGATTTTGTTCAGCCAGTTCCGTGCGCTGCGGATTGGCTTTTTCCCTTATGTGATGTTTTTGCAAACGGTTCCCATTATCGGTATCGCTCCGCTCTTAGTCACGTGGAGCGGGTATCAGTTCAGGACGGTCGTGTATGTAGTGGTAATCATCAGTCTGTTTCCGGTCATCAATAGTGTGACGGCGGGATTGATGGCGACCGATTCGGCGGGGCTGGATTTGTTTCGGCTGTACGGAGCCGGACGCATCAAGACGCTATTGAAATTAAGGCTTCCAGCGGCGGTGCCAGCGATCTTAGTGGGAGTTCGCACCAGCGGTGGGCTGGCGGTCATCGGCGCGATTGTCGGAGATTTCTTTATCGGTTTTGGTGGTAGTCACGACGGTTTGGGAACTTTGATGCTTAGTTGGTTGAATCAACAACATACCGCCTCGCTGATCGCCGCCATGTTCGCCAGTGCAGCCGTTGGGTTGGCGATTTATGGCCTGATCCATCTGGTTTCGCTATTGCTTTTAAGGCGATGGATCCGCGTCTAA
- a CDS encoding ABC transporter ATP-binding protein, which translates to MAEPNGSASNGLDPLKVLGASIDGQQMQVRFQDGSVAFDDLKLAVSPGEFVAIAGPSGCGKTTLLRCLAGLQDLTSGTLQLEPAVEPRRGGLGFVFQGAALMPWRSAWQNVALPLELLQGTQRPTANERKRIASEWLLKVGLQPEDFEKRPDQLSGGMQMRVSIARALVTEPTVLLLDEPFAALDDMLRQRLGQMLQQIWMEQGRTVVLVTHNLQEAVTLSQRVVVMNRGGVVGQVAVDSKYPRKPEVFRSEHHLACVAEISGLLEETS; encoded by the coding sequence TTGGCGGAACCGAATGGGAGTGCTTCCAATGGTCTTGATCCTTTGAAGGTCCTCGGGGCGTCAATCGATGGTCAGCAAATGCAGGTTCGTTTTCAAGACGGATCGGTTGCTTTTGATGATTTGAAGTTGGCGGTTTCGCCGGGAGAATTTGTCGCCATCGCGGGGCCAAGTGGCTGCGGCAAAACGACATTGCTTCGTTGCCTGGCGGGTCTGCAAGACCTGACCTCCGGCACGTTGCAGTTGGAGCCGGCGGTGGAGCCTCGACGTGGTGGGTTGGGATTTGTGTTCCAGGGGGCAGCGTTGATGCCCTGGAGATCGGCTTGGCAGAATGTGGCTTTGCCGCTGGAACTGTTGCAGGGGACGCAGCGGCCGACGGCGAATGAACGGAAGCGAATCGCCTCGGAGTGGCTGTTAAAGGTTGGGCTGCAGCCAGAGGATTTCGAGAAGCGGCCGGATCAGTTGTCCGGTGGCATGCAGATGAGGGTCTCCATTGCCCGAGCTCTGGTAACCGAACCGACGGTCCTCTTGTTGGACGAACCATTCGCTGCGCTTGATGACATGCTTCGGCAGCGACTGGGGCAGATGCTACAACAGATTTGGATGGAACAAGGGCGGACGGTTGTCTTGGTCACGCACAACTTGCAAGAAGCCGTCACCCTTTCGCAGCGTGTGGTGGTGATGAATCGTGGCGGCGTTGTGGGGCAAGTCGCTGTCGATTCGAAGTATCCTCGCAAACCCGAAGTCTTCCGGAGCGAACATCATCTCGCATGTGTTGCGGAAATTTCAGGATTGTTGGAGGAGACTTCGTAA